One genomic segment of Pyruvatibacter mobilis includes these proteins:
- a CDS encoding PAS domain-containing protein — translation MPLEARSNQSAVLDARTSLEKSAAPGRLRAFLDLYDEMRDGRLVPHRNDLDLRKLSAFLTDLTLMEIEDDATITYRLMGSDVAERMGADLTGRNFLEFLSAKERRGTARAMDLIVSRPLGLFSIYLNQYARGVLSRNESIMLPLSAGDDDKVTQIIGLHLVQTTVNYATVGDNTIIAADTFGTEPVDLGNGVPTADEIARLRAVS, via the coding sequence ATGCCCCTCGAGGCACGGTCAAATCAGTCAGCAGTATTGGACGCTCGGACGTCGCTCGAAAAATCGGCGGCACCAGGGCGGCTGCGTGCGTTCCTGGACCTTTATGACGAGATGCGAGACGGGCGGCTGGTCCCGCACCGTAACGATCTGGATCTTCGTAAACTCAGCGCGTTTCTTACCGATCTAACCCTGATGGAGATCGAGGATGACGCCACCATCACCTATAGGCTGATGGGCAGTGACGTGGCGGAGCGGATGGGGGCTGACCTCACCGGTCGCAACTTCCTCGAGTTCCTGTCTGCTAAGGAACGGCGGGGGACGGCACGGGCTATGGATCTTATTGTGTCCCGGCCGCTGGGGCTCTTCTCGATCTACCTCAACCAGTATGCCCGCGGGGTCCTCTCCCGCAACGAGAGCATCATGCTGCCTCTGTCGGCTGGGGATGACGACAAGGTCACGCAGATCATCGGACTGCATCTGGTGCAGACCACGGTCAACTATGCCACTGTCGGCGACAACACCATCATTGCCGCAGATACATTCGGGACCGAGCCGGTCGATCTGGGCAATGGGGTACCGACCGCGGATGAAATTGCCAGGCTCAGAGCTGTATCCTGA
- a CDS encoding PAS domain-containing protein, producing MQNAADTGSLTLERFEPLLAHTQAPDAMRTLIAAYLDAWEKTAPPARTDLNFRTLAPYMPNLTIMERRDGRYLYRLVGTEVVERMTRDLTGENVFDYFAPGIHSGVRQGFEAVIDDCCISLFIYENTYSNGVMMKVESLLLPIASGVDGEAHHMLAWHIRHNDRSFTEQEELVFQSSRVGQVFFVPLKGNCRPMPALRALAPVEIC from the coding sequence ATGCAGAATGCCGCGGACACCGGTTCGCTGACCCTTGAAAGGTTCGAGCCGCTCCTTGCGCACACGCAAGCGCCGGATGCCATGCGGACTCTCATTGCCGCATATCTGGATGCGTGGGAGAAGACCGCGCCTCCAGCACGCACGGATCTCAACTTCCGGACGCTTGCGCCTTACATGCCCAACCTCACCATCATGGAACGGCGTGATGGCCGGTATCTCTATCGCCTGGTGGGGACTGAAGTGGTCGAGCGCATGACGCGCGACCTGACCGGCGAAAACGTATTCGACTATTTTGCCCCCGGCATTCACTCAGGTGTCAGGCAAGGCTTCGAGGCAGTGATTGATGATTGCTGCATCAGCCTCTTCATCTACGAGAACACCTACAGCAATGGTGTGATGATGAAGGTCGAGAGCCTGCTGCTGCCAATTGCCTCGGGTGTGGATGGTGAGGCGCATCACATGCTGGCCTGGCATATTCGACACAATGATCGTTCCTTCACGGAACAAGAGGAACTTGTGTTTCAGTCCAGCAGAGTGGGACAGGTGTTCTTTGTGCCCCTGAAAGGCAATTGCCGCCCAATGCCTGCGCTCCGGGCATTGGCGCCTGTGGAAATCTGTTGA
- a CDS encoding YceI family protein, protein MIAQLSRVPALACALLVAGGAMSGTQAAQWQVDLAASSLTFEASVFGSSVPGSFERWDADISFDETDLTSSSVEVVITMESATTNDATRDSSLVSDDWFAVTAHPQARLVSTAFRNTGDGTFEMDADLTMRGQTQAITLPFTLEDLGDGSVRAVGTVTVDRTDYGIGQGDFTSGATVCVDVPISIDISAKPK, encoded by the coding sequence ATGATCGCTCAACTCAGCCGGGTCCCGGCACTTGCCTGCGCGCTCTTGGTTGCCGGCGGGGCTATGTCAGGTACCCAAGCCGCCCAATGGCAGGTCGATCTGGCCGCAAGCAGTCTCACCTTCGAGGCAAGCGTGTTCGGTTCATCCGTACCCGGTTCATTTGAGAGATGGGATGCTGATATTTCTTTTGATGAAACAGATCTGACATCTTCATCCGTCGAAGTGGTCATCACGATGGAGAGCGCGACCACCAATGACGCAACCCGCGACAGCAGCCTGGTGAGCGATGACTGGTTCGCAGTCACGGCACACCCGCAGGCACGACTGGTCAGCACCGCCTTCCGGAACACCGGCGATGGGACCTTCGAGATGGACGCGGACCTCACCATGCGTGGCCAGACGCAAGCAATCACCCTGCCCTTCACATTGGAAGATCTGGGGGACGGCAGCGTCCGTGCCGTCGGCACTGTAACAGTCGATCGAACCGACTACGGAATTGGCCAGGGTGATTTCACCAGCGGTGCAACAGTATGCGTCGACGTCCCCATCTCGATCGACATATCAGCAAAGCCGAAATAG
- a CDS encoding cytochrome b, protein MALTIRNSEYRYGIIAVLLHWLIALCVIGLFIVGSIMEDMKPSLQQFELYQLHKSFGILVLALTVLRLGWRVANPQPSLPPAMPAWQQLAARTTHWAFYGLLLAAPLAGWAMVSASSLNIPTVLFGLVELPHIGVIASSADKQALEGTFSELHELAANGLLALFIVHVGAALYHHVKLGDSVLLKMLPISRAAFDERLARELNNKG, encoded by the coding sequence ATGGCACTCACCATACGGAACTCCGAATACCGCTACGGCATCATTGCCGTGCTCCTGCACTGGCTTATCGCCCTCTGTGTAATCGGCCTCTTTATCGTCGGTTCTATCATGGAGGACATGAAGCCCTCGCTTCAGCAATTTGAGCTCTACCAGCTCCACAAGTCCTTCGGCATTCTCGTCCTGGCATTGACCGTTCTTCGCCTCGGCTGGCGGGTCGCCAATCCCCAGCCATCCCTGCCGCCGGCCATGCCGGCCTGGCAACAGCTCGCTGCCAGGACAACACACTGGGCCTTCTACGGCTTGTTGCTCGCAGCCCCCCTTGCCGGCTGGGCGATGGTGTCCGCATCAAGCCTCAACATCCCCACCGTACTTTTCGGATTGGTGGAACTTCCCCATATAGGGGTGATCGCGTCCTCGGCAGACAAGCAGGCCCTGGAGGGCACCTTCTCTGAGCTGCATGAACTGGCCGCGAACGGGTTGCTCGCCCTGTTCATCGTCCATGTGGGGGCCGCGCTTTATCATCACGTAAAGCTGGGTGACAGCGTCCTCCTCAAGATGCTGCCGATCTCCAGGGCAGCGTTTGATGAGCGCCTGGCCCGTGAGCTGAACAACAAGGGATAA
- a CDS encoding VOC family protein, producing the protein MKYLHTMVRVRDLNKSLKFYCDDLGLEQLGRFDIEEGRFSLVFLAAPGDHSAQVELTYNWDDEELGEGRNFGHLAYEVEDIYATCRKLQEAGVTINRPPRDGRMAFVRSPDNISIELLQKGGAKEPVEPWASMENVGHW; encoded by the coding sequence ATGAAATACCTGCATACGATGGTCCGCGTCCGTGACCTTAACAAATCCCTGAAGTTCTATTGCGATGATCTTGGCCTTGAGCAGCTTGGTCGTTTCGACATTGAAGAAGGCCGCTTCTCCCTCGTCTTTCTGGCAGCCCCTGGCGATCACAGCGCCCAGGTGGAACTGACCTATAACTGGGATGACGAAGAACTCGGCGAAGGGCGCAATTTCGGACACCTTGCCTATGAGGTGGAAGACATCTACGCCACGTGCCGGAAGCTGCAGGAAGCGGGTGTAACCATCAATCGTCCCCCGCGTGACGGACGGATGGCGTTCGTTCGCTCACCCGACAACATCTCCATCGAGCTGCTGCAGAAGGGTGGCGCCAAGGAACCGGTCGAACCATGGGCATCCATGGAGAATGTCGGTCACTGGTAA
- a CDS encoding SIR2 family NAD-dependent protein deacylase, with protein sequence MVDDAQRVVIFTGAGISTESGIPDFRSPGGLWTQNKPIYFQDFMASEAMRIEAWQRKFNMDDTFTEARPNAGHMAIARLVQAGKVTSVITQNIDNLHQNSGVPEDKVIELHGNTTYAKCLDCGQRHEIAFVREGFEQSGKPPPCAACNGILKTATISFGQAMPEAEMMRAEAETLACDLFLAIGSSLVVYPAAGFPIIAKQNGAGLVIINREETELDQIADLVINDEAGLTLSSLVPHN encoded by the coding sequence ATGGTGGATGACGCGCAGCGCGTGGTGATCTTCACCGGCGCCGGCATCTCGACAGAGTCCGGCATTCCCGACTTCAGAAGCCCGGGCGGGCTGTGGACCCAGAACAAGCCCATCTACTTTCAGGACTTCATGGCGTCGGAAGCCATGCGTATCGAGGCCTGGCAACGCAAGTTCAACATGGATGACACCTTCACCGAGGCAAGACCGAATGCGGGCCACATGGCGATTGCGCGGCTTGTGCAGGCAGGCAAGGTGACATCGGTGATCACCCAGAACATCGACAACCTGCACCAGAACTCAGGGGTTCCCGAAGACAAGGTCATCGAGCTGCACGGCAATACGACCTACGCGAAATGCCTTGATTGCGGCCAGCGGCACGAGATCGCCTTTGTGCGGGAGGGTTTTGAGCAATCAGGGAAGCCGCCGCCCTGTGCCGCCTGCAACGGCATTCTGAAGACGGCGACCATCTCGTTCGGCCAGGCAATGCCCGAAGCGGAAATGATGAGGGCTGAAGCGGAAACACTGGCTTGCGACCTGTTTCTCGCAATCGGCTCATCACTGGTGGTGTATCCGGCAGCAGGCTTTCCGATTATCGCCAAGCAGAATGGGGCGGGGCTCGTGATCATCAACCGCGAGGAGACGGAACTCGACCAGATTGCGGACCTCGTCATCAATGATGAAGCGGGACTGACCCTGTCATCCTTGGTGCCCCACAATTGA
- a CDS encoding PAS domain-containing protein — protein sequence MLKSRYLKLALDAWQTARQDKLYPSVRDMSPAHMVPFIEHVAMLRREADGAYRISLMGTALVELLGADVTGKDASAPHEEASRDDLRQFHDLAFQTGCLCHSLREMHYPSGSRGSLEQLLLPLTHPDGTHDRFMIVADASDEELSVGEKRDSNVFFGKLHHRMLYDAGTLQPLSTELNRPDPAMGGHGPLVESIAPQPDSIVGHQG from the coding sequence ATGCTGAAATCAAGGTATCTCAAGCTCGCGCTGGACGCTTGGCAGACAGCACGCCAGGACAAGCTCTACCCGTCCGTGCGTGACATGTCGCCGGCACACATGGTGCCGTTCATCGAGCACGTCGCCATGCTGCGCCGCGAAGCCGATGGCGCCTATCGCATCAGCCTCATGGGCACAGCGCTGGTCGAGTTGCTGGGTGCAGACGTAACCGGCAAGGATGCGAGCGCACCGCATGAGGAAGCATCCCGTGACGACCTCCGGCAATTCCATGATTTAGCGTTCCAGACAGGGTGCCTCTGTCACTCTCTGCGGGAGATGCACTATCCCAGCGGTTCACGCGGGTCACTCGAACAACTGCTGCTGCCCCTGACCCATCCTGACGGCACTCACGATCGCTTCATGATCGTCGCCGATGCCTCCGACGAGGAATTGTCAGTTGGCGAAAAACGCGACAGCAATGTCTTCTTCGGAAAGCTTCATCATCGCATGCTTTACGACGCCGGCACTCTTCAGCCTTTGAGCACCGAGCTCAATCGTCCGGATCCGGCCATGGGAGGCCACGGCCCGCTCGTCGAGAGCATCGCCCCTCAGCCGGACTCAATTGTGGGGCACCAAGGATGA
- a CDS encoding PAS domain-containing protein: protein MLYADTSRKALQGWLTARGDGLYPLASEFGPFEMRPYLPYMAMFRRVEDGTYRITLVGTALVEVFGDDATGREVKSIYPEEMHELLEAYYDALFANHYLAHSLRIFEAGNGAEELLEQVLMPIGNADGEHDRYMVLMNRLPMPEVALDSPRPDLLVGDLLRRTVYDARTLLPVDSDLSTPRNPEEMLIPLIDLDTPADLAV from the coding sequence ATGCTGTATGCGGATACCTCACGGAAGGCTCTTCAGGGCTGGCTCACCGCCAGGGGTGATGGCCTGTATCCGCTTGCCTCGGAGTTTGGTCCCTTTGAGATGCGGCCGTACCTTCCCTACATGGCCATGTTCCGCCGCGTCGAAGACGGTACCTATCGCATCACCCTGGTAGGAACAGCCCTTGTCGAGGTCTTTGGCGACGATGCGACGGGCCGGGAAGTGAAATCCATCTATCCTGAAGAGATGCATGAGCTTCTTGAGGCCTACTACGATGCCCTCTTCGCCAACCACTATCTCGCTCATTCCCTGCGCATCTTTGAAGCGGGCAATGGCGCAGAAGAGCTCCTTGAGCAGGTACTCATGCCCATCGGCAATGCGGATGGTGAGCACGACCGTTACATGGTGCTGATGAACCGCCTGCCCATGCCCGAAGTGGCTCTTGATAGTCCGCGTCCGGATCTTCTGGTCGGCGATCTCCTGCGCCGGACGGTTTATGACGCCAGGACTCTTCTGCCGGTGGACAGCGATCTCTCCACACCTCGCAACCCCGAGGAAATGCTGATCCCGCTGATCGATCTGGACACACCGGCCGATCTGGCGGTCTGA
- a CDS encoding SDR family oxidoreductase — MTQPTAILTDATHFVGDAIATRLAAEGYAVYAVDQKFHDAEARTAFEALADGITALTEQSAEDVVVHVENAHGRIDVLASNDAYPAIRASIDEITTVPLHETFEALVFKPFAFASEVAKRMKPRGEGKIVFLTSAAPLNGLPNYAMYCAARGAMNAAVKALAKELGPFNIQVNAIAPNFIVNPDYFPPELMADPDKAAKILKNIPLGRLGKPQEVAGLLAQLVSDDGGFFTGQVIAASGGWA; from the coding sequence ATGACCCAACCGACAGCGATCCTCACCGATGCCACTCACTTTGTCGGGGATGCCATAGCCACCCGCCTCGCAGCCGAGGGTTACGCGGTCTATGCCGTCGATCAGAAGTTCCACGATGCAGAAGCCCGCACAGCCTTCGAGGCCTTGGCCGACGGGATCACGGCGCTGACGGAGCAGTCTGCCGAGGATGTCGTCGTCCATGTTGAGAACGCGCATGGGCGGATTGATGTGCTGGCCAGCAACGACGCCTACCCGGCGATCCGTGCGTCAATTGACGAGATCACCACCGTGCCGCTGCACGAAACCTTCGAGGCCCTGGTGTTCAAGCCCTTCGCCTTTGCGTCGGAGGTGGCCAAGCGCATGAAGCCGCGCGGCGAAGGCAAAATCGTGTTCCTCACGTCAGCAGCGCCCCTCAACGGCCTGCCGAACTACGCCATGTACTGCGCAGCCCGCGGGGCCATGAACGCCGCTGTCAAGGCGCTCGCCAAAGAGCTCGGCCCCTTCAATATCCAGGTCAACGCCATTGCACCCAATTTCATTGTCAACCCGGACTACTTCCCCCCGGAACTGATGGCGGATCCGGACAAGGCCGCCAAGATCCTCAAGAACATTCCGCTGGGGCGGCTTGGAAAACCGCAGGAAGTGGCGGGCCTCCTTGCCCAGTTGGTCAGCGATGACGGCGGGTTTTTCACCGGGCAGGTCATTGCAGCATCCGGCGGCTGGGCATGA
- a CDS encoding alpha-amylase family glycosyl hydrolase: protein MSDWWQGAVIYQIYPRSFLDTDGDGIGDLNGIRRKLDYVASLGVDAIWLSPIYPSPNDDFGYDVANYVDVDAAMGGVEAFDALLAEAHERGLKVILDQVLSHTSDQHAWFQESHLSKDNAKSDWYVWADAREDGTPPNNWLAAFGGPSWSWHPVRMQYYFHQFLRTQPKLNFHNPDVVDAVLDVLKFWLDKDVDGFRLDVANSYVHDASLADNAPVPPADRDFLTWAHPPRHQQHDRDWNQPENVEVMQRIRSLVDSYEDRLVFGEFAGDDKILGQYAGGNDRLHTAYTFTLLEAASLERSVFETYYEKIAGPVDDLFPCVTFSNHDVPRPVTRWARGVHGGRDATRVAKLGLGLLMCLRGTALMYQGEELGLDDIDTAREQVRDPFGLIYYPYFKGRDGCRSPMPWTAEAHNAGFTTGTPWLPLGPSHPGLSVATQEAGSESVLAFAREAIAARKSHIALRTGSLDLEDSDEAVLAFTRKADGAVVRCAFNFSDTAIETPFPSGGTDVLRLGQVTRSGETAQMEPLSFVAVQV, encoded by the coding sequence ATGTCGGATTGGTGGCAGGGTGCGGTGATCTACCAGATCTATCCCCGCAGCTTTCTGGATACGGACGGGGACGGCATCGGCGATCTTAACGGTATTCGCCGCAAACTGGATTACGTGGCTTCGCTTGGAGTTGACGCCATCTGGCTGTCGCCGATCTACCCGTCCCCGAATGATGATTTTGGCTATGACGTGGCAAACTACGTGGATGTTGATGCGGCGATGGGCGGCGTGGAGGCCTTTGACGCGCTGCTGGCGGAAGCCCATGAGCGCGGGCTGAAGGTTATTCTCGACCAGGTTCTGAGCCACACATCCGATCAGCATGCATGGTTTCAGGAAAGCCATCTATCCAAGGATAACGCGAAGTCTGACTGGTATGTGTGGGCGGATGCGCGGGAGGATGGCACGCCACCAAACAACTGGCTGGCGGCTTTCGGTGGCCCGTCATGGTCGTGGCACCCGGTACGGATGCAGTACTACTTCCACCAGTTTCTGCGCACCCAGCCGAAACTGAACTTCCATAATCCGGACGTCGTAGATGCGGTCCTTGATGTGCTGAAGTTCTGGCTGGACAAGGACGTTGATGGTTTCCGCCTCGATGTCGCCAATTCCTATGTTCATGACGCCTCCCTGGCGGACAATGCGCCGGTGCCGCCTGCGGATCGTGACTTCCTGACCTGGGCGCATCCGCCACGCCACCAGCAGCACGACAGGGACTGGAACCAGCCCGAGAACGTCGAGGTGATGCAGCGCATACGGTCGCTTGTGGACAGCTACGAGGACCGCCTAGTGTTCGGCGAATTTGCGGGGGATGACAAGATCCTTGGCCAGTATGCCGGTGGCAATGACCGTCTGCATACGGCCTACACATTTACTCTGCTGGAAGCCGCCAGCCTGGAGCGGTCAGTATTCGAGACCTATTACGAGAAGATCGCGGGACCTGTGGACGATCTGTTTCCCTGCGTGACCTTCTCCAATCACGATGTGCCGCGGCCGGTGACACGTTGGGCGCGTGGCGTGCATGGGGGACGAGATGCTACCCGAGTGGCCAAGCTTGGCCTCGGGCTGCTCATGTGCCTGCGTGGGACTGCCTTGATGTATCAGGGCGAGGAGCTGGGGCTTGATGATATCGACACCGCGCGGGAGCAGGTCCGTGATCCATTCGGGCTGATCTACTACCCCTATTTCAAGGGGCGCGACGGCTGCCGGTCGCCAATGCCCTGGACGGCGGAGGCCCACAATGCCGGTTTTACCACGGGCACACCGTGGCTGCCGCTTGGGCCCAGCCATCCCGGCCTGTCCGTGGCCACACAGGAAGCGGGTTCGGAGTCCGTGCTTGCCTTCGCCCGTGAGGCGATTGCCGCGCGCAAGAGCCATATTGCCTTGAGGACCGGGAGCCTGGACCTAGAAGACAGTGATGAGGCAGTGCTTGCGTTCACGCGCAAAGCAGACGGGGCGGTGGTTCGCTGCGCCTTCAACTTCTCGGACACGGCGATCGAGACGCCATTCCCATCCGGTGGGACGGACGTGCTGCGGCTTGGGCAGGTAACCCGGTCAGGCGAGACTGCGCAGATGGAGCCGCTGAGCTTCGTCGCTGTTCAGGTGTAG
- a CDS encoding proton-conducting transporter membrane subunit, whose product MISAPDIFGGLLDGISPGFLLIAAGLLIPVLPRMLRPVIAVLAPLAGLFHLLALPTGPHGTFEMLGITVATINVSETGFALGIAMLVAGTLAGVFNWHERAGLPVSAGLVYVGCAVGAVLAGDLPSFFLFFELASVSAAFLVWAGGTERSLGAGMRFAVANILAGVLLLEAFLLTYKATGSVAFFTGDLGTSAGIYLILALGLKAAFPVLHAWLTDAYPESTPGGTVLLSVFGITTAIYALSRFLPGEDLLRLIGPIMIAFPVLLALLANDLRRTLCYGIISQAGLAVTAIGIGTPEALSAATVLMIANIFGFLVLFMAIGAVLYRTGTASAAALGGLAATMPLTTGFAVLGGLSVAGLPVLAGGTAVPYLMTAIWADGGPVVAALALFGVAGVWAHAGLRVPATAFFGEKRTPGLKAEEAPVHMRFAMLLGIAACIAVGTMPYWAGNAIFELAGLILHLEVLAFALLVFLAARAWGLLPREEPSALIDVDWLYRKLGPQIVGVVMSVTSAAYTAWQNFISSRINNGFRAMFAAAGPQTNIASTWGTGLGVLWVAILLVVMLLVSYT is encoded by the coding sequence ATGATCTCGGCACCCGATATCTTCGGCGGCCTCCTTGACGGCATCTCACCGGGCTTCCTGCTGATCGCTGCCGGGCTGCTGATCCCGGTGCTCCCACGTATGCTGCGGCCAGTGATCGCAGTGCTGGCGCCTCTTGCCGGCCTGTTCCATCTGCTTGCTCTGCCCACCGGCCCTCACGGCACGTTCGAGATGTTGGGCATTACCGTTGCCACCATCAACGTGTCCGAAACAGGCTTCGCCCTCGGCATCGCCATGCTCGTTGCCGGAACGCTGGCAGGCGTCTTCAACTGGCATGAGCGCGCGGGCCTGCCGGTGTCCGCTGGTCTGGTCTATGTCGGCTGCGCTGTCGGTGCCGTGCTGGCCGGTGACCTGCCGAGCTTCTTCCTGTTCTTCGAACTCGCGTCCGTCTCAGCGGCCTTCCTCGTCTGGGCGGGTGGCACTGAGCGGTCCCTGGGTGCCGGCATGCGCTTTGCCGTCGCCAATATCTTGGCCGGCGTCCTCCTGCTCGAAGCTTTCTTGTTGACCTACAAGGCAACGGGCTCCGTCGCGTTCTTTACGGGCGATCTGGGCACCAGCGCGGGCATCTATCTCATCCTGGCGCTTGGTCTTAAGGCAGCCTTCCCTGTCCTGCATGCTTGGCTCACGGATGCCTATCCCGAGTCCACGCCCGGCGGCACCGTGCTGTTGAGTGTGTTCGGCATCACCACGGCGATTTATGCCCTGTCGCGTTTCCTGCCTGGCGAAGACCTCCTGCGCCTGATCGGCCCGATCATGATTGCTTTCCCGGTGCTGCTGGCGCTGCTGGCCAACGATCTGCGCCGGACGCTCTGCTACGGCATTATCAGCCAGGCGGGTCTTGCCGTGACGGCCATCGGTATCGGCACACCGGAAGCGCTGAGTGCGGCCACCGTGCTGATGATTGCCAACATCTTCGGCTTCCTCGTCCTGTTCATGGCAATCGGCGCGGTCCTGTACCGTACAGGCACCGCAAGTGCGGCGGCCCTGGGCGGCCTGGCAGCGACAATGCCGCTCACCACCGGGTTTGCGGTCTTGGGTGGTCTGTCTGTGGCCGGCCTGCCGGTTCTCGCGGGCGGCACCGCCGTGCCTTATTTGATGACGGCCATCTGGGCGGATGGAGGCCCGGTGGTCGCAGCCCTTGCCCTCTTCGGTGTTGCCGGCGTCTGGGCCCATGCAGGCCTGCGCGTTCCCGCAACAGCCTTCTTCGGTGAGAAACGTACGCCCGGCCTCAAGGCGGAAGAAGCCCCTGTGCACATGCGCTTTGCCATGCTGCTAGGTATCGCCGCCTGCATTGCCGTTGGCACCATGCCGTACTGGGCCGGCAATGCCATCTTCGAGCTGGCCGGTCTTATCCTTCACTTGGAAGTTCTGGCCTTCGCGCTGTTGGTATTCCTCGCTGCCCGCGCATGGGGCCTGCTCCCCCGCGAGGAGCCTTCTGCGCTTATCGACGTGGACTGGCTCTACCGAAAGCTCGGCCCGCAGATCGTAGGCGTTGTCATGTCGGTCACGAGTGCGGCTTATACGGCGTGGCAGAACTTCATCAGTAGCCGGATTAACAACGGCTTCCGCGCCATGTTCGCGGCAGCAGGACCGCAAACCAACATCGCCAGCACCTGGGGCACGGGCCTCGGCGTATTGTGGGTTGCCATCCTTCTCGTCGTGATGCTCCTGGTGAGCTACACCTGA
- a CDS encoding monovalent cation/H+ antiporter subunit D family protein translates to MMLHDLLFGLSNDQALLAAVLLPFFGAVLLVLVGRWPNLRETVTLLTALCLFALTVSILGIHETGEVQKLVLFDVVPGVPLAFSVEPLGIIFGLVASGLWIITSLYAIGYMRGNNEKHQTRFYACFAIALGAAMGIAYADNLLTLFIFYEVLTLSTYPLVAHKETDEARRGARIYLGILLSTSIGLLLPAIIWTYAIAGTGDFALGGILDGKIDEALLPILVGLYMFGIGKAALVPIHPWLPNAMVAPTPVSALLHAVAVVKAGVFTVLKVTVYVFGVDFLAGTEASTWVMWVAAFSIVFAGIIAMTKDNLKARLAYSTVSQLSYVTLGAMLASGYGITAGALQIMMHATAKITLFMCAGAIYVATHKTELSEMDGLGRRMPWVYGAFTVGALAIIGIPPLGGDWVKLYLVMAATDSGEKYVIYPLILASLLSIGYLLPVVARGFFGNLGDRQEPAPQFNDALPREDRIKAHPLTVIAPVMTAALCLATIFMVEPLKHLIAPLLGGH, encoded by the coding sequence ATGATGCTGCACGACCTCCTCTTCGGACTGAGCAACGATCAGGCCCTGCTGGCGGCGGTGCTGCTGCCCTTCTTCGGGGCAGTGCTCCTGGTGCTCGTCGGCCGCTGGCCCAATCTGCGCGAGACGGTGACCCTGCTCACGGCCCTGTGCCTGTTCGCGCTCACCGTCAGTATCCTGGGCATTCACGAAACGGGTGAGGTCCAGAAGCTGGTCCTGTTCGATGTTGTGCCCGGCGTGCCCCTCGCCTTCAGTGTGGAGCCCCTCGGCATCATCTTCGGCCTCGTGGCATCGGGCCTGTGGATCATCACGTCGCTCTACGCGATCGGCTACATGCGCGGCAACAACGAGAAGCACCAGACACGCTTCTATGCCTGTTTCGCCATCGCGCTTGGCGCGGCCATGGGCATCGCCTACGCGGACAATCTGCTGACGCTTTTCATCTTCTATGAAGTGCTGACGCTGTCCACCTACCCGCTCGTCGCCCACAAGGAGACCGATGAAGCCCGCCGTGGCGCACGCATCTATCTCGGCATTCTTCTGTCCACATCTATCGGCCTGCTGCTGCCTGCGATCATCTGGACATATGCCATCGCCGGGACAGGTGACTTCGCGCTCGGCGGCATCCTCGACGGCAAGATCGACGAAGCCCTGCTGCCGATCCTAGTGGGTCTGTACATGTTCGGCATCGGCAAGGCCGCACTGGTGCCGATCCATCCGTGGCTGCCAAATGCCATGGTGGCACCGACCCCGGTTTCCGCCCTGCTTCACGCTGTTGCCGTTGTGAAAGCAGGCGTGTTCACGGTGCTCAAGGTCACGGTCTATGTGTTTGGTGTCGATTTCCTGGCCGGCACCGAAGCCAGCACCTGGGTCATGTGGGTCGCGGCCTTCTCCATTGTCTTCGCCGGCATCATCGCGATGACCAAGGACAATCTGAAGGCGCGGCTGGCCTACTCCACCGTCAGCCAGCTCTCCTATGTCACGCTTGGGGCCATGCTGGCCTCGGGTTATGGCATCACGGCCGGGGCGCTGCAGATCATGATGCACGCCACAGCCAAGATCACGCTGTTCATGTGCGCAGGCGCCATCTATGTCGCGACCCACAAGACCGAGTTGAGCGAGATGGACGGCCTGGGCCGACGTATGCCCTGGGTCTATGGCGCCTTCACCGTTGGGGCCCTCGCGATCATCGGCATTCCGCCCTTGGGCGGTGACTGGGTGAAGCTCTACCTGGTCATGGCGGCAACCGACAGCGGAGAGAAATACGTGATCTATCCGCTGATCCTCGCATCGCTCCTGTCGATCGGGTATCTGCTGCCGGTCGTCGCCCGCGGCTTCTTCGGTAATCTGGGCGACAGGCAGGAACCGGCCCCGCAGTTCAACGATGCCCTGCCGCGTGAAGACCGGATCAAGGCCCACCCGCTGACCGTCATTGCCCCGGTGATGACAGCTGCACTGTGCCTCGCCACCATCTTCATGGTGGAGCCGCTCAAGCACCTCATCGCGCCCCTCTTGGGCGGCCACTAG